tgaaaaataacttcctaATAAGACTGAGAAAGTCATCAAGAGGTAGTTGATAAAGACAAGATGTGACTAAGGCAACAAATGCATGATACTCTGAACCCGAGCCACCAAGAATGTTGAGAATTAATTGGGAATTAGAGATGGGATGAGCAGTTGCAAAAAGTTAATTTGCAATGTTCTTAGCTTTTTGAACAATGCTTTCATGGAAAAAGAGCCATTCTTTAGAGATCGAAGCTAATACTCTAATTATATTATGTGGGCTTGAGATTGAGGAGCATAAAGTTTTTCAAGCGAAGTCTCAAGATCGATAATGTCTGAGAAAACTAATTCAATAAGAGTCGAGAATGCAACAGAGGATGAGTTGACCTTGATAATGCCTCGCAATATGATCCGAGTTGTTCGTCATAGTATTAGGAAGACATTgtaatgaagaagagaaaaaaattgagaagctCTAATATtatgaaagattaaaaatttgaatttgatcatACACTCATCATTGTGGagatttatattttatatatatatatatatatatatatatatatataatatacgGGAGCGGGAAAATCACATTTGAAAAGATTTTACAAAAGATAAGAATCCACAATATTATCATAGATTGAGGAAAATATACTCTATAAATGGAACTACGCAAATCAAGAAAGATCGAGTTTATCTATGAGATTGGCGCAAATTATGGAAGAATCCTATGAGATTTTCTCTATCAAAAAAGACTATTTGATGTTTTTGGTCCTTAattagttggaaaaaaaaaatgttgatttgCGATGAGGTTTCTTATTTTCCTACTCTCCTTTATGGCCAAACAAGGATAGGATTGCGCTTAGTGGGTAATTTTTGCAAACATTAAATTCACGCAAGTaatctaattatatttttagattttttcaattcattcttgttttcattttggAGAAATTATTGAGAGAAATAATTACATAacagtttttaatttattgtgagGATAATGGTTTATTATggattacaaaaaattaaataataaataattataaagtgTTGTGAAATTTACGGAGAGATCCTGAGTTCGAATCGCTGCGTCGTCTGCCATGCGAGAAAAAAATCCACGACTTATCCGGGGCAGCAAGGATGATGGTGACTCTATTGCTCCTTCAGAGTTTACTTCGACGCACGGAGGTTTTTtgggtacaaaaaaaaaattgttgtgaAATCCActcattcaaaaatttataactaatgacaaattattattatcatagTGCCAAAAAATTATCATACTAGCAAAATCCATTTATAAATCATAGGGGTTAATATGCTCTCCATCATTAATCACATAAATCTTGCTTAGCCTCGACCAATCAGTGACCGCCACGTGAGGCTAGAGACCAAGCGTGCGGCTACggactaggggcatgaaaatgCCTCTCCGACCAGCAGCTACAGCGGAGAGACAAGACGGTTGAAATTTCGGAAACCCGCGCCTATTTTCGGTTCCTCGTATTTTCCGAGCAGGTTTTTTCAGACATGCGAACGCAATCCGAGAACGGCAGACACTCCCGGGCACTGTAATGGAAGCCCTCCAAGTCAAGCCCCGCCAGCAACGACCAGCCGTCCAGCTCCAGACCCATCTCATGAGCCCTCCCCTTCCCCTTCGCTCTCAGGCCCAAAGTCTCCTTCGCCGCCGCGCCCCGCTTCGGCTCGCTCTTCTGTTCCTCCGCTCCCGCCGCGAATCGGCCTCAAGTTCCGATCTTGGACGCGCCCACCTCGCGGAGTCCCGATTCGAGGAAGCAGGGCGTTGGCGGGAGTGGGAATGGGAATGGAAATGGGAGAATTAGGGTTAAGAGTAAGTCCGCCGCCGATGCTCAGCTGAAGCAGAGGTGGTTGGACTCGCTCACTTGCCCTGTCGCCGCCAGTTCCGGGCAGGTGGGTTGTGATGGAGGTGGCTTGGGCTCGGATTGGGTTATCGGCATCGACCCGGATCTCTCGGGTGCGTTGGCGCTCTTGAAACCTGACGAGTCCGGGTTTTCAGCTCAGGTTTGGGATTGTGAATGGCCTTTTCATCGTGCTCTTTTGTGCGTTCTAAGTTCTTTTCTTGATTACTGAGTGCGCGGCTGAGTAGGTAGTTGATGTAGCCTCTATCGTTTTGACTGCACGAAAGAGTGCTCTTTGAGGTCCTAGGTGTTTGATGGATGGACAATATTGGGTTTTTCTCTAGAATTTCGGTCGTAAAATATCAGGTTATCGAGTTTACCATTAGACattaaatttgaagattttaCGTATTTCAGAATGATGTCTTGCTGGAGTGGCCCCTTCATTATCCAAGAAAGAAGGGGTTCTGTTTTTGTTGGTGATTGGTTGAAGCAATATTGTGCAGGTTGGGCGAAAAGCCTCCCGTAGGAGGCATTGTGTTTACGTTGAGCCTATCGACGATAAGCTTTAGAGTAGAAATAATGGGGCAATATATGAGAAGCTGTCAATTGCATAATGATTTTGCCTATCCGATCTactttatttttccattttagaTGTAATTCCTTAGCTTCAAAACGTGCATAATTTGTCTATCCTAGTCTAGAGAGAGACTGCACTTGATCATGACTTCTTCAAACTTATACTGATCCTTATTCTTAAGCTAGAAATTTTAATTGGTATAGGTGTTTGATTCTCCTGCTGTTCCAGTACTGGTTGGTAAAAGAACTCGAAGGCGATTGGATCCCAAGTCTATTGTTCAGTTGCTTCAGAGCTTGGATGCTCCCATTGGTACTTTTTTGAAGTTTGGATCCTGCGTTTCACTTTCTTTTATCAGTGAATGCTGCATCTCACTGTTCGTTTTGTCATCTAAAAGATTAAGTTGTTAGCCTGTTGTGTCAGCTTTTTGTTGGGTGTTGTGGTAGTTGTTAACTGGTCATACTGTGCttcatgttgttgttgttaaCGGTTATCCCCATTGTCTTCTATTTTGCTGGTCTTGGGCTGGCTGCAGGCTGTATATGATACCAGTTTGCATATTAAAAACTCTTTTGGACTTTATAAGTAGTGGATCTGCTTGATATATAGAACTTTGTACAGTATAAATAAGAATGCAAACTGTTGGGAGGCGGACTAGTGAGATTGGAATGGTCGGAAATGCATATGAGCTTTTATTTATGCTTCCACTTGCATGGTGGCTAGATCCATATGAATTGAGTATCTTTAGCTTGCATTGTTGGTCCAAGAAATCATTCTGGAAGTGCAATTTCAGGGCTGATCATGTTTCTCCTGTTTTGGTGCTAGGAGATCAATACAAAATATATcacttatttcctttttcccataTAATCATGAGTTTCGAATCAAGCCATCAGAAAGGAACGCATTCATTTTCTTATATACATTGTTCTCCCCTTTAATTGAAGGTCACTGACTTTTGGAGCTTTTTAAATTAGGGACAAAGGCATACTTAGAACAGTCAATTCCATTTCCTAACGATGGTAAACAGGTTAGTctgaataaaattgattttctgaTCTTTTTGAGATGTTTGTATGCCTACTCACCAAATATCATCCGTCTCTTCTTTCATTCTTCTCTTGTGGCTGCATTTACATTGTGGGAGAAGAGTTGAATTGAACTAATATGTACTGACCTTGCCTTGTGTCTTGACATTTGGGATCATTCACATGAATTTTAATGCACCATGGCTCAGTGCAAGGAAGTCTGCattaaagataaaaagaaaaaaaatgcttattAAAGATGCACTTTCGATCTGaccaagaatttaaaaaaaatgaaaaataaaaaatctgatCAAGAATGACCCATAATTCAGTTATTCATTCTATCGGGCTTTGAGTTTGTAAACAATTGTGAAGTTCATGACTGTAAGCAAGTTGCATGTCGTCATTTGGAGAAAGGTGTACGTGCCAATTCTTccaattattttgtatctttcTAATCTAGTGCACACACTTTTTCTGAGTAGTTTTTTGTATCATACCGGCAATGTTGTCAGAGCGACTGTTGTTTGCGCATAGAGGAGTAAGGTGATTTTTCTTAAGTATTCTCTTTTTATGGTTTTCAGGGATGGTGGAGTGGAGGTTTTGGATATGGCTTGTGGATTGGAATCTTAGTTTCGTCCGGATTTTCTGTGGTTCCAGTTGCATCTTCACTGTGGAAAAATGTATTTGAGCTCTCTGGGAGTGGCTTGACAAAGGTAGGTTTGGTTTCAACTCAATCACTGATATAAAATTACATGCTAGTTTTGTTTTGGGAAGTTGAGCCTGTGAAAAAGTGTCCATCTTCTCCTTACACGCAGGTTCTAGTTTGGCATTCcagattttgacacttaaataaatctatcTCAAGAGTAGTTAGATTCTGTAATGTTGATACGGTGACTCTACTGGTCAGAATATTGATGGCTCTCTACTAATACGCAAGTCTAACTCATAGTAGAATCATCTTCTCTGCCAATTCAGTTTTggctagttatcttgtgagaaaGAGCCCCCTGGTTAGCGTTCCATGTTTCAGATGGATGAAATCGTGGCTCATATTAGCTGTGGCCCCAATGAATGGATTGCTGTATTATATAGAAGTCCCACAGTGAATCAATACACATGTGACTTTGGGTTATTCTGTCTCCCTCATCATTGCTTCGTCTGGTGGACtgagttttttttcctttatttttttttttataatcaccTGAAAGTATTGTGGCAATTTACTTTATTGAGATGTTTAGTTGGTATGCTCACCTTGGAGATGCTGATTGGGACAGGATGACAGTCGGAGGGTTGCATCAAGTTTGTTTCCTTCTTTAACTGATCAacttaaaaggaagaaagaCCATGGTAATTgatcttttccttattttcttgttttcttcttggTCGTGCCCTACAATGTTCGCATCATATTACTGTGTTGAGTGACATgaatgttttcaaaatat
The nucleotide sequence above comes from Eucalyptus grandis isolate ANBG69807.140 chromosome 2, ASM1654582v1, whole genome shotgun sequence. Encoded proteins:
- the LOC104433892 gene encoding Holliday junction resolvase MOC1, chloroplastic; amino-acid sequence: MREKNPRLIRGSKDDGDSIAPSEFTSTHGALPFPFALRPKVSFAAAPRFGSLFCSSAPAANRPQVPILDAPTSRSPDSRKQGVGGSGNGNGNGRIRVKSKSAADAQLKQRWLDSLTCPVAASSGQVGCDGGGLGSDWVIGIDPDLSGALALLKPDESGFSAQVFDSPAVPVLVGKRTRRRLDPKSIVQLLQSLDAPIGTKAYLEQSIPFPNDGKQGWWSGGFGYGLWIGILVSSGFSVVPVASSLWKNVFELSGSGLTKDDSRRVASSLFPSLTDQLKRKKDHGRAEALLIAAYGKGLKLKSDSLCIVEELVS